The DNA window tactgtaaatcactgtagaagttgtaaaaaaacttttgtaaaatgaatttttttttccttttcattttctttctttcttttttcttttcttttctcccttccCGCTTCTTCTCCCTTTCCCTTCCCTCCCTTGTTCCCTCTCCCGAGACTTCCATGGCCGCAacttacagtaaaatttttttttttttgctttttttctcttcccctCTGCCTTCCCCGCCACCCCTCCCTCTACCTCCCCCGCCatccctcttctccctctcctctccccctctcctcccctctccccttccccttccttCCCCCGCCACCCTCCCCCCTTCTTGCGATCTGGTCGCGCGACCAGATCCCCTCCCTCCCCCACTTTGCGATCTGGTCGGCGACCAGATCGCTGCTAGCGGGAGGGGAGGCAGAGGCGAagaggggagggggaagggagaaagaaaaaaaaagaaaaaaagaaaaagagcacCAACAGATCGGTCAAAGGGGAGAGGGGTgagggagaggaaaaaaaaagagtttggcCGGAACTGGCTGCCGGAATAGTGATTGGCGCCGgaagtggtggtggtggtggtcgCCGGTGACGGAGTACGTGGTGGGTTGGgtgggggaggaaaaagaagaaaagttgaagggaatgttttttgtgtatttttgaagtgtgtaggttaaaaactttgataagttttttgggATTCCTGTAgtaaaagttgttaaaaaactagtattaTACAAACTTGGTAAAAACTTGAGGTTCCAAACAGTCcctaaattttaacaaaaaattaagTACTTGAATATCAACACATTACAAAATCATCGTGTTTGGCACttgagttttttgccaagtttgtctgttacaagttttaaaaaaattttagctatagtaacctcaaaaaacttctcaaagtttttaaactatacacttcaaaatattcaaaaatttacacattttaaaattttttttaaaaacttctacattaaactacagtaaagttttagacaaacatctaaaaaattcacttgccaaATGGGGCTATTATCTACTATAATTTCATAATTGAAAtctataaaaataatcaaataaaaactATTTGAATACAACTGCGCGTGATGagataaatacaactaaaatagtaaaattttacttttgaaacaaatacaatcaccaagttattattttatttaaaaaaaagtgttaatgtgttaaatataattagaaattttagtataaatatattaataaatttaacataactaattaataatttttattagtaaacacatataattattaatataattgttaatattaattatattatatatactaatatacattatatatagtacttataaataataattgaatagagtattatttgaaataattactgtaacactttttgtaatgtgatatatgtgagataaaaaggtagttgagaatataaaaaggtagaTTGAGAAATGTGTTAATAAtgtaagcgaaatattatttgaaaaaaccTGTTATCCAAACACTCCtcattattataaatttataattaattaaattaaacattatatatacttttttttaacGGATAAGTATATCCGCCCCAGAAAAATTTCCCCCACCCAGGCCCAGCCGCACCCCTTACCTGCACCTGCAGGTACTCACCCCATTTGCCATTCATAAGTACCGGAACTATTTGTTGCTATTAAATTAACTTTTCGTGGCATTGGGTTTTGGATTGTCAATGGAGTCCCAAGAATGGAATGGACATACACATACTAGTAGTAGGTTCTAATGCTACGACTAGTCTACTGATGCCTATTGCAAAAAGGCCGCATGAGAGGAAGAATGTCTAAACTGGAGCTTCGATGAAGATGGAAGGTGATAAGACATCAACACAAAGAAACTCTTAATTGCTAATATTTCactaacaaaagaaaaaatctttAAACGAAGAAAAATTAAGAAAGCAGAAAAGAATGTTGAGAAAAACACTCGACCGAAAAAACCAAGTACAATTAATTACAAGAAGAGACAAGCCTTCTTCAACAGCTCCCAGCAACTCAAAAGGCCCGTCTGGAAGAATTCGCACTCCTACTTCCTCTGTGACTAGATCTTGGTCATGGAGGGGAGGAGAGGATATGACGAAGGGGGGAAAGAGGAAGGAGATGGAGGAAGATGTGTCGGAAATAGGGGTGATGTGCAGCAGGGTGGCAGGGATGAGGAAAAGTGGATAAGGGGTAGTGGAGACACAGTGGCTGAGAGGTGGTGTAGAAGGAAGTGACGGGGAGGTACAATTTGCGACAAAAAGTTTGTGTTAATCATTTCCGACCACTTTTGTACAAAGCATGCAATCAGTGCAATTTTAAATACTCCcttcccactttgatagtcctgtattcctttttcatctgtctcaaattatagtccacttttcaattgaaaaatgtaattgtattttaatttttctaaaatacccttattcaatgtaagtagttgttactataaacctacctcatttaatgagaattgattctttttttaccatcaattcaagttcccataaagttatATCATATTTAATGTGAgagtattttagaaaaatagcaatttaaatttacttttccaacaaagttaactactttttcttaaattgtgtgaaaaaaaaaaataaaattatcaaaGTGGAACGGAGGGAGTAGTTTAATGGCTTTTGTGGTCATTTACTCATTGTTCAGCTGACTATTATTTGTTGGTTGCCAAAGAATGAATTAATTTAATAAAGagtaaatttcaaatttaattatggAGTTTTGCATAAACGCTGACAGTGAGtgaataaaagggaaaaatattttgcttgcatcggagtgtttggatacctccattatttcaaataatattttgcttgcatcacaaacacattttccaacctacctttttatattctcaatcacctttttatctcacatacatcacatcacaaaaagtgctacagtaattatttcaaataatatttcaaataatacactatccaaacaaacctgcATTATTGGTTAAATACGCGCGCCGTAGCAGGACAAAGCAAAATCCATACAAGTAACTAACTATAACGAACCATATCCATGCCCAACACGAACACAGTAGATGCATCATCCAAATACATTTCCAatctctctcttcttcttcttcttcttcttcttcttctctctctagTCCGTCTTTCTGACGACTCCTCATTTTTCTGTGTTTCTTTGGGTCTCTTCTGTTTCCTTTTGCGCTGATTTGGGAGAGGGGGAGGGGCGGCGGGGGGGAAGAAACCGAATCTAACTTTATTATCTATAGCACCTGTGAATGGTGGTCAAGCGGTGGTGGCGATGCAGTGAGGCCTCGGTGATCGGTGATCTATCTCGATATTGGTATTAATAAAGGAAAAACACTGCACTAGTTGTAATGCcgattctttttctttttctttttttcgatgGGTTATTTTTCTAATCAAATCTAATTAATCCCAAATGTAGGAGTATTAATCTACTTTACATCCAAATCCATCAACCAAACCCACAGAAAAAAGCTTACAGAATCAAAGAAACGGAATGGCGTACAGAAGAAGACAAGGGATCGCCCGCTCACCCACTTTCCAGGAAGACATTATTAGTTCTCCTGCACCACCACCCCCTGCACCTGGAACAGCAGCAACagggggaggaggaggaggatacCACGCCACAGCCTCCTCCTCGCTGGCAGCTCAGGCCATCAGAGCCTCCGCCGCCCATCGCGACTCTTCTCTATCTTCCGCTTATGCCGCCAATTCCGCCTTTCCTTCTTCCTTCAACAATCCATCTAAGGTCTATCTATcttcttatttatttaatattcATTTTCCcgtttccttttttcttttgtttcgtGCCAATTCCATCTTCTGTACTATGATGTCGTCTGTATATGTGGAATGGGGCTGTCGTCTCCTTGAATTCATAAATTCATCAATCCTTACAAATCTTAGCGTTTCTCCATTATTTTTTTCATGTATATGTTTAGGTACCATACTGGTCATTAACGCTAGTATTACTAATTCGTATTCTCGTCATCCAACTAATTTTATCTCCAGTGGTTCTGTAGTCTAATACTGTCTTTTATCTCCAGTCTCATCATCTACCCATATTTCCTCTTTCCTTATTAGCCGCCATGATTAAAAACTAAATACCCCCCGCCCAAAacaacacacaaaaaaaaaaaaaaaggaaagggaaaaccagttatttatttaatttagtACTAATACTCCCTATAATTTCTTGGCATGTGCTTGCTCCAAAACATAGGGTTCTCCTACCTATGATTACACTTCAATGAAAAGTTCAAATGAACCTGGTGGTTTTTGGGGTGTTCTAGCTAGGAAAGCCAAAGCAATCCTGGATGATGATGACATCTCCCATCCTTCCTTCCCTGCTACCACTAGGACCAACCCCAAGGAATTCCTCCCTTCCTCAACACATTCCCAGGTTAATCCtctctttattttattaaaaacccCCACCATCCTTCTTTTTCTCCCAAAAATGCTAATAATAAGCTGCTGCCTTTAAGcttcattttaattttatttctgTTTTATCAGCCATACCAAACTGCTGAGAGCTACAGAAAAGCAGACAATCCTACATTTCGCAAGGGCCTTGATGCACTTACAACTTCTCTCAATCACATTGGTGATACAATTGGAAGTGCATTCGAGGTAAATCACATACTCTTTGCTGGTCATTTGCATGGATGGTTGCTGCATTCTCTCTTTGCTAATCATTTGCATAGACGTTTACTGTATAGGTTATTCTTATGTAACTGgattttctcccttttttgtttgtttatgtTGTTTTTTCCTCattgcttttcctttcttttttcaattctGTAGCATTGGATATAACCTTTTCAGCATCACGCCAAACAGATTCTTTGATATTGGTTTTGGAAACCTCTTTAGTGATACCAATGGGCTTGCATGCATCTTTACATGCCATTATTTCACTTTTTGCATTCTTTTTTCTTAATGTCCTCTAAGGactctttaaaattttttcccctttctcaAAGGGgagggtgtgtgtgtgtgtgtgggtgtgagagagagagagagagaggtggagCGTATTTAGTGAAAAGGAGTTAGTATCATATCAGAGAAACAAACCATAGCCGATGTTTCAcccaaaagaagaagagagcGGTAATTTAATAGAGATACCCTACATCAAATAACTTGCCTGTTTAACATCTGCAAGGGATGTTATTGTGCTTTCTTTGTAAATGTTCATTCTTATTTCAGGAAGGACGTACTATTGTTGAAAGTAAGACTGCGGACATAATTCAAGAAACTCGCAAACTGCAGATCAGAAGAAAAGGAACCAACTTTGATGAAGGGAATCAGGTACCTGATGTACACAGTGCAGTGCAGCAATCAGCACAGCCACATATGCAAACCAGCCAAGAGGATCAGCTCAAGGCATCCCGCGACGTAAGGTGGCAACTATGTAGTGGTGTATTTCTAGTTCCTGTCTAAGAAGATACTTAATGCTTTGACCTCAGTGGGCgttgaaattcaaatttcttTGGAAAAGCTCTTGAATTTTAATTATAATCCTCAAATTAATCAATGTGCAGATGAAACTTGACTGTACTAGCTTTTATCTAGATAAGCTATCTTACATGAATGAATAATACTACCTCTACCTCTTTAAACTGGTGATGGTGATAATGAAAATCACAAGTGGGATGCCTTGAATGTTTGAATGGATGTGCATCTTTATGGTCTCTCAGTTTCTCTGGTTCATTTGTTAATTATCCACCAGTAAACTAGCAAGACACCTTCTCATGCATAAAACAATAATTATCtctgaaaaaaattattaggaTTGACATTTTTTTTCACACTGCTAGGTTGATTAAGTTGAATTTGTTTTAAATTCTTTCCTCACATCTCCTTGCCAGTCAAAAGCACTTCTAACCAAAAAGAAATGCGTCTTTGTCATTGTGTCACAGGTAGCAATGGCAACAGCTGCAAAAGCCAAACTACTCCTTCGAGAGCTGAAAACTGTCAAAGCAGATCTGGCTTTTGCAAAACAACGATGTTCTCAGttggaagaagaaaataaaCTCCTTCGAGAGGCCAGGGACAAGGGAGACAATCCTGCTGACGATGACATGGTACTGTCGTATTCTTCTTCCATTCTTCAAGGATATCAACAAATAACGTGGTTGAATTGAAGATGATAGGATGCATGTCATTTGCATGCTAGTTATTCAGTGAGACATTTATGTACATGCATTGTGGGTGCTGCGAAAACCCTAAAGTCTTGAAAAAGGATCTTAGAATGGGAATGAAAATCTCACCACCCTCATTTACCTTCCCAGGTTCTTCCTCAAACACGCCACTCCTCCCCACAcccacacccccccccccccccccccaaaaaaaaaaaaaatcctcccATCTAAAAGtcagaagaggaaaaaaaagggtAAGCCCTACAAGTTGCATGGACATGGTAATTTGGTTCCTAGATGATTGTTATGATGAGCACCTGATTATTTTAGCAACTTTCAATCTTTAGATACGCCTTCAACTCGAGACACTTTTGGCGGAGAAGGCCCGATTGGCGCATGAAAATTCTGTATATGCTCGGGAGAATCGCTTCTTAAGGGAGATAGTTGAATATCACCAACTGACCATGCAGGATGTTGTCTATTTGGATGAGGGAATTGAAGAGGTTACAGAAGTTTACCCAATACCTGCAGTCTCCAGAATGCTTTCTGCTTCACCACCCTCGCCTACGTCTCCATCGTCACCTACTGGCAGTTCTCCATCAAGAAGCATTCAGGTTACTCAGCAAATACTGGAAATCCCCCTCTTGCCGAAAGCTACGACAGGTGTTTCTCGGCATGACACTCCAACAATTTGCACTGGTCCAATCTCCACAACAGAAGGTCCAATTAGACATCGAGGGGCCTGATTCATTCTTTTCCCTAAGGTTTTGCAACCTTAATTCCTTTTGAAGTTTTTGGTTtagagagaaagaaaagtagaaaaaggTTTAGATTAATGGATTATTCTGCATTTgaaatttccttcttcttgttgATAATAGAACTCGTTGTTCATCTTTATATTGTTGACACGTGAGTTTTTGGATCTGTTGTCATACAAGTAGAGGAAGGCCATTCAATTATTGTTGCAGCTAGTTTTGCTTATACTGAGCTTGTACTGTGCGGCATCTATCTAGAGCTGAATTTCTTTTGGGACTACGTACAGTTTTGGGCGTTGGCATGGTTCGAACTCCTCACACATGCAGTTGTTTGGGTTTCGAAATCTTGGTAGAAAATAGAAATTTGCTTTTGAAGCTGTATTTTCTCCGTGAACCCTTATCACTTGCTTTTTCTTTATTATTCTCCTTACTCTTGAGAACCAACTACTAGTCCTGCAGAGATATGACAAGTGGCGTTCGGTATTTTGTTGAACACTCCGAAAGGATGGAGTTTccttctttattattattattattttaatactTAGGTTCACTAGTGATACAGaataagcaaaaataaataaataaacaaataaggTGGGCTCCTTTCTAAATTAGCACCCACCCCCAAAATCACAGAACACATCTGACAAAAATTATGCCAGAAAAGTGACGCTAGCTTCCCTCCTCAGCCATTGCATCTACTAGAAGAAGCCAAATATCAAGTGCGTGATGGAGTTAGGTCGAACCTGACTTTGATTCATGTGAAAATTTGATCAAACCTGACAACGGCAACAGCTTTTTcaagcagaagaagaagaaactcgGACAGCAAACTATTGGACgaatttgaaatcaaaagatgATCAATTATTTCGATGCTTACGA is part of the Coffea eugenioides isolate CCC68of chromosome 6, Ceug_1.0, whole genome shotgun sequence genome and encodes:
- the LOC113776126 gene encoding uncharacterized protein LOC113776126; amino-acid sequence: MAYRRRQGIARSPTFQEDIISSPAPPPPAPGTAATGGGGGGYHATASSSLAAQAIRASAAHRDSSLSSAYAANSAFPSSFNNPSKGSPTYDYTSMKSSNEPGGFWGVLARKAKAILDDDDISHPSFPATTRTNPKEFLPSSTHSQPYQTAESYRKADNPTFRKGLDALTTSLNHIGDTIGSAFEEGRTIVESKTADIIQETRKLQIRRKGTNFDEGNQVPDVHSAVQQSAQPHMQTSQEDQLKASRDVAMATAAKAKLLLRELKTVKADLAFAKQRCSQLEEENKLLREARDKGDNPADDDMIRLQLETLLAEKARLAHENSVYARENRFLREIVEYHQLTMQDVVYLDEGIEEVTEVYPIPAVSRMLSASPPSPTSPSSPTGSSPSRSIQVTQQILEIPLLPKATTGVSRHDTPTICTGPISTTEGPIRHRGA